The following nucleotide sequence is from Triticum dicoccoides isolate Atlit2015 ecotype Zavitan chromosome 7B, WEW_v2.0, whole genome shotgun sequence.
CTACTAGTATTAACATTACTAGCAGCGTCGAGATACGTCGCACACGTACACAAATACTCGGTACTAGATAGGAAGGGCCGAGGAGTGCATTTACCAAATGGGCCAAACATCTGATGCCCCCGGCGCAGGAAAGGCACACGCACAAGGGGATGCAAAAGACGCTACACGAAGAGGTCCACAGGTCATCGATTACCGACGTCGGCACACAGGTGAGAGACTGGTTAACGAGGATTGGCAGCTGAGAAATGACCATGCAGTAAAATTATACGGTGTCAGGCAGATCAAATGGCCCAGCAAGCATGTGCCCCTCAGGATCACGAAGGAAGCATGTAATCCAGCATCATTTATAAGAGTATTAGGAGTCAATGGCAGCTCTTCCATAGCTTGCTACCCCCTACCTTTTCATCCAAGAAGCAAGCAAGCACCTAACATCTCTAATTTTTGAAATTCCCAAACACCCATAGTATTTTGAACACACGCTAAGTGAAGTTTCCTATGGGCCCTCAAACTCATTCCAGAGGCAGTTTGCCATTGTGAGAATTATTGAGGTCCAAAGTGCATTTATGAAAATGAAAAAGGACCTCAAATACACAGGAATGTTAGCTAGACATGATTTCATAAGTACCAACCTCCCACCACATCCTTGTGATCTTGGAGTTGTGCTACTTGTGATACTTAAGTTTGCTACGCCTTTGAACGAGTTTTATGTGACGTGAACAAGAGTTGGTGATCTGGTAACGATCAGTTTGCTGTGACATATGATGTGAATTTTGTTTGCAAGGTTGCAGACGCCGGGACAATAAAATGCGTTTTATTTGACGTAGAGCGTGATATTTCGGCAGGCTCGTTACTCGGTCGTGTTGTTTTAATTACTTGGGATGGTCGTCTCACATGTCATAGCTTTTTTTTTAAGAAGGATGACTCCCGGCCTCtgtatctggacgatgcatacggccactttattgattattctcacaagaccttacaaaatcaatacaatagtaagactaaagccgtcgtgtaagcaacaaactgtcgctacacctgtccagttgatgaaggggcgcagatagcctgggcctaataccaaacagacatcgcagccaagcctaacatctaagacctgagaccccaacgtagccacttgccgggtctggggcacacactggtccggcgtgtTCTCAGAGGCCGCCGTCGCCAACTGCCacagctccatcttcagaactgtactgatgcatcaaccttgctcggtccagctatcgtTGACGTCACCACgacgcccaacggcacctcctccctgcgcgcaaacagctgaacacgtcgcggtcgccactgatacacctcagcgccatgctgtcaagtatcaccagccgacacagcttgaagtctttgaaggatctgtcgtgcgtagcacctgccgaccaggcatgaccaagcgtagcacctgtcggtcaggcatgacttgacatctccaccgtagctccgtgcaagacgaagccgctccacctcctgcctctaacttccagcgctgctccacaaacgatgctcctaagagagaaacgacaccgcagtgccgccatcatccgatctggaacactagatcctagggtttcctccggagcagcacgagtgggtcgacagtagttacacgacgatgccttcatcaagataACGGCGTAGAACGCCGCCATCACCTGCCGTCGTCTCATATCTCACAGCTAACATGTCTAATGTCCACATCTTGCTTTCCCGGCGGCACAGCCACATGCATGTCCGTCCAGTTTCGTATAGAAACTATACATGGATAGTCGTCAGTTGGCATCGTTGTTAATACTGACCTTACATTTCTTGTCAAGTTAATAAGAAACTTATAAGGTACACATTCAAAAACAAAGAAACTTAAGTTACCATTAGGATACTCCCGATGATGCAAGATCATATTTTAATTGACGGTTTGCCGTGTTCCCATGTGCGAACGAACAAATGTGCTGCTATATAGAGAGCGTTCCAGGCCATGTCTTCCGGCTTAGGTGCCACCATTTCCTAACCATGGCGCAAAATGGGACTGCCGACATCGAGGAAACGCCCGGCAACGGCAACGACCAGAGCCAAACCGCGAGTGCCCCTGAGCCTGACAAAGGGCTGGCCAAGACGAGCGGCGGAGTCATGTTGGAGCTGCGCATGTACCTCCTGCTGATGGGTGGATCAGATATACGTTGCGGAAAAATCCGCTTCcgctagtagtagtacaactaatATATAGCCAAATATGTTCACTTGTGATCTTTCCACCCATCCATGCTAGACGCCATATCAACATGCAGCTGGTCCCATGCATGCATGTCAACATCAATATGCCCTATTCTAAAAATCTGACATGAGGTACAGAAGGGACCCGTGGGCTACTTCACCATATTTGCTAGCAAAATTAATATGTCACTAACTTCTAAATAAACTatgtaaatttgaattcgtttatgTATTTGAGTTTCTCATGGCTAGCTCTACGAAACGAGTCCAGTATTGATATATTTCTAAAAAAGTTTCATAAACTTTTCATCAAAGTTCAGACAAGCTGTTTATAATGTTCTTCTGTTCCAGATACATTTTCTAGAAAAGTTCTTTAATATTTCTAGTAAAATACAGAAAACCTATTTATAAAGTTCCTCAGCTCATGCTCCTGTTTATTTATCACTTTGCAAATGAAAATGAGAAGTTCTTCACTATGCCCAGCAAAGTTCCTCACTAAAAACACTGATAATTTTCTAAAAACCCATATTGCAATTCTAGTTAAAAATGGTATTAAAAAAATTATACAAACCTGATCTTGTTCTGAAGATCTTGGCGTCAGGAGTTCAAATATATATGAAgtttcaaaaacaaattttgaTTAAACTGTTAAAAGACAACTAAAAGTAACAAAGTTTTTGAAGAGAGGAAAGACAACCTAGGCATGCATGTGTACTGTACTGTAGCCATGCATTTGTCAGTCCATGGGAAAGAAAAGCGAGGCAGAGAGGCATGCACATGCAAAGGGCCCGGATCCATATGTTGGAGCAGCGGCTGTGATTCGCGTTGCACGCACAACCAGTTAGTAAACGCCTTATTCGACTACTAGCTAGTATGACTATACCATGTATATATTTTTGCACAATATACATGTTGAGTTTTAAAGATGCCATGGAGCTAAGAGAATAGACGCTTTAGTCCACACATGATAGTGGGTTTTCACTTTTAATGAGATTCGATGAAATTCCCTGAATTTCAGTGATTTCAGACACTAAAATATTTACCTTTTGGTCAAAATATTCAGCAATTTCGGTAGTACAAAGGAatccaaatatatttttaaaacatattttCAGATGCTCCAAATATTTGATTGAATTCAAGTGAATATTTCGGCCCTTTGGCAAAATGTAAACCGAAATCACCAACATTCCGATTTCGGTTGTTGCTGAAATTGAAAGTGAAAACCACAAAAGGCAGGTGAAAACCAGAAAATTATCGCTCACGACATGCAAAATAGTTATGGTGTGTATTAGCAACCACGGACAATAGTTTACACATACTTGTGATTTGTTTTCAAAAGGTATAAATACCCTCAATGCCTTTTAGGATTTTAACCCCTACAAATATACAGAGTGTTTtctgcaaaaataaaataaaaaatacaaaGTGTTAGATCCACTAATAAACATTACTAACCTGCGTTGCAGCCGGCTATTTTCATGCTGGACCTGGATCATTCAACCCATCGGTTCATGCTGGAGCTGGATCCACAAAAGGACTATCGGCAAAGGAACCCCAAGGTATTTGCTCCTGCTCATGTGTAAATATTATGAAACCGTGGTTGTTATTTGTAAACTCTAAACTTTGATGTCCTAACACGCTGAGCAAATTACTAGGGGTGAGAATGAATTCAAGAAAAAGATGGCGCCGGCGTCATCGCCAGAGCCGCCAGAGAGCGAAGGCATCATTCAGCTAAGGAGGGCTCACTATCTGGTGCTGCTACTTGCCACTGTTGCAGCGACCATCACCTACCAGGCAGGGATGAACCCGCCGGGCGGCTTCTGGCCTGACGACCATGACGGGCACAAGGGCGGCGACCCAGTGCTGGTGACCACGCACCCCAGGCGTTACAGGGCGTTCTTCTACTGCAACTCCGCCGCTCTGGTCGCCTCGGTGCTTGTCATCATTATGGTCCAGAGCAAGCATCTGACATCGAGCGCCGTCCACAAGAGCCACGGGCTGGAGGCCGCCATGATACTGGACCTGCTTAGCCTCATGGCTGCGTATGCGGTCGGTTGTGCCCGGGACGTGAGCACCTCCCTCCACGTCGGCGCTCTGGCCGGCGCCGTCCTGGTCTACGTGGTCATACACATCGCCTTGTTCACGCTAGACCACAAGGGCGACAGCAGAGGCGACGACAAGGAGGAAGAGAAAATGTTGAAGAGGCGCAAAGTACTGCTGCTGCTCGCCATCTTGGCCGCCACCATCACGTACCAAGCTGGGTTGACCCCCCCGGGAGGCTTCTGGGTCGACGAGGACGTGCCCGGTGGGCACACCGCAGGCTACCCAGTTCTCTCAACCGGCTACCCTCGCCGCTACGCCACCTTCTTCTACTGCAACGCGGCGAGCTTCATGTCATCCATAGCCGTCATCATCCTCCTCGTCAACCCGAACCTGTACCGGCTGGGCATAAGGTGCTACGCCCTCTACGTGTGCGCGGTGGCGGGCCTGTTCGGCCTCATGGCCGCCTACGCAGCCGGAAGCTCTCGCCATCTCCGGACATCCATCTTCATGATCTCACTGGTGGCTGTGGTAGTCACCTTCATAATCTTACTCCTTCTAGCATTCAATTTCAAATTCAATAAGGGTCTCGGGCTCGGCAGCGCTCACGAAACCAAGGAGACCCCGAAAGggaaagaggggaacaagaaaAGATACACCAAGCGCAAGTACTTGATGCTTGTGGGCATCCTGGTTGCGAGCGTCACCTACCAAGCCGGCCTTACCCCGCCGGGCGGCGTCTGGCCGGACGGCAGCGACGGGCACGCCGCCGGCAACCCGGTGCTGCGCGACAGCAACAAGCAGCGGTACCGCTTGTTTTTCTACAGCAACTCCGTTTCTTTCTTGGCGTCCATCGTCGTCATCCTCCTCCTGCTGTTGGACGAGACGTTGTTCGACACGAAGCAGGAGTTGGAATCGGACGATCTGCATCTGCTCTGGGTGGCCCAGTCCTCGATTCTGCTGGCCCTGCTTGGCCTCCTGTGGGCGTACGCCTCCGGCTGCAGCCGGGAGTGGAAGACATCGGGATATGTCGTCGCGCTCGCCGTCGCTGTGCTGCTCTACATGGCCATCCATGTGGCGCTATCATGCCACGACAAGAAAGGCAAAAAAACACCTCAACAGGACGGCAAATCACCTGGCAAGCAATGCAGTTCCGAAGACGGTGAAGGAAAGCTAGAGCGGGTTCAATCTGAGATTAACACTGTGTAGGGAACGAATGATCTAGAAAACAATGTATAGGGAACTCCGGAATTTGTTTACTTCTGTTGACATGGTTATAGATCCTTAATTTGTACACATGTACACGGCTAGTTTGTTAATTGTCATTTCACACGTTAGGCAAACCTCTTCCGACTCTTCAATTTACAAACAGAAACACTTTGTAAATTCGTTTATAATCCATGCATGCATGTCCTCCAAGAGGAAATTAGGAAAGGAAATTCNNNNNNNNNNNNNNNNNNNNNNNNNNNNNNNNNNNNNNNNNNNNNNNNNNNNNNNNNNNNNNNNNNNNNNNNNNNNNNNNNNNNNNNNNNNNNNNNNNNNNNNNNNNNNNNNNNNNNNNNNNNNNNNNNNNNNNNNNNNNNNNNNNNNNNNNNNNNNNNNNNNNNNNNNNNNNNNNNNNNNNNNNNNNNNNNNNNNNNNNNNNNNNNNNNNNNNNNNNNNNNNNNNNNNNNNNNNNNNNNNNNNNNNNNNNNNNNNNNNNNNNNNNNNNNNNNNNNNNNNNNNNNNNNNNNNNNNNNNNNNNNNNNNNNNNNNNNNNNNNNNNNNNNNNNNNNNNNNNNNNNNNNNNNNNNNNNNNNNNNNNTCACGAATTAAAAAAAATATTTGCAGGTTCCTGAATTTTTAAAATATGCTCAAATTACACATGATCACTAATTTAACAACCTGTTCGTGAATTCAAAAAACTACACAAATTCATAAAATCTTGGTGAATTTTGAAAAGATTCatggatttaaaaaatgtttactTCTTTTCAGAATTCATACATTGTGAAACTGCATTTGTGTTTAAATGGTGTTTTGGTGTAATGACAATGTGGTTGGTGGGACTAATGACGATTACTAAGTTTATCTCAGTTCATTGGTCCATCAAAAGTTATTTTAAGAAGATGGTTGAGGCCCcacttctaaaaggaaaaaaagtgtgaTTTTCCGACGACTCGAAGTTCTGTTTTGGTTTCCTTGAGTCATAGAAcacccacactattaagagggatCGACATGCTTAGATGCAAAGCATGGGAACATGGGAAAATATACACCTTACACCAGCCTTCCCATTTTTATCCACCAAAATATTGCGCAAGTCCATCTCGAATGTGTCCTAAGACAGTATGCCCTATGCACACAAGCCTCCAGCCCCGTGTACATGGGGTTGGGTCTGAAACTCCCTGGACATCCCATGCATGGACATGTACTATGCACACGGGGACCAGTTGTTTCATCTCTGTACACCCCGTGCATACGAGGGCTTTagctcgtgcgcacggggtctccTGGCTGGCAACGATTACAATTAGGGCGAGCTATCTAAATCCCCCTTCTCCTACCGCCCACCTTAACGGCAAAATTGATAATTTTAACTTGTGGATGAAATCATTTCACAAAATGAACTGCTCCTAAAGAAATTTCATTCGGCTGACCTTTTTGAGTGGCACccgacacgaaggcgccacactacactgtgcagtGTCTGACTGACAGGCGCTGCACGCCTAGCCAGCGTCGCACCCGGGCGATCCGaaaaattactaagtcagtgtgcaACGCCTGAGAGCTAGGtgccacactatacagtgtagcgcctagctcCTAGGCGTTGCACTAGTATAGTGTGGCACCAAGCTCTTAGACGCTGCACATTGACTTAGTATTTTTAGGCAGTTCGGGGTGCGACGTTGACCAGGCGTGTAGCGCCTGTCAGTCAAGCGTTGCACAGTATAGTATGGCGTATTTGTGTCGGGCGCCACTCAAAAAGGTCAGCTGAGTGAAATTCTTTTAGGGACAGTTCATTTTGTGAAATGATTTTATTCAGAGGTGAAATTTGTCAAATTTGCCCACCTTAACCCTAATGTTTAGAGAAGCTATACCATTTCCAAACCTTCCAACGCTTCAATATTATCAATCCCTCCACCAAATTGTTGATACTTTGAGAATTGAGAGTGAGTAAGACCCGATCTACACTTTCACCAAACCAATTCGTGTTCCCTGCTTGATTTCCTCATCAACACTTGTTACTTTTGGAGATTGAGCTCCTACACGGTAGGAGTCAAGTCCcagaagcttccttgcttgtgCTGTGATTTGGAGATCGAGTTTGTAAAGGTGTGATGGTTGTCTtcaagaccccccccccccaaagtgTTTTGAGGCTCATCCCCTGGGGTTGAATCAAAGGGAGGGGATGTCGGTCGCACTTGTCTCGAGGTTTCGGGCCGCAGCCCGGATCTCAGCCCGCTCGGAGATGGACGACGCCGGGAAGCCGGTCGGGCGATCCGCGTCGAGCCGGGCCCTGCGGCGGGAGGCCGTCACCGGGATCGACGAGGCCTAAGCCCGACGGACGTAGGACACCGACCGAGGCGGGTGGGAGGCGATGGGGGTGACCACCTCCTCGGAGGCCACCAGCAGCAGACGAGTCGGGGACGCAGGTGCCGGAGGCATCAGACGGGCACTAGACTCCGCCTGGGGAGAGGGCGGGTTCGGGGCCGGCGGATCCGGAGCCGATGCGTCGTCAACCGGGGCAGGGAAGGGAGGCGGGAGGCGACGACGCGTCCACCCCAGGGGGTTCCATCGGGGGGGACCTGAGGGGGGAGGCGCCGACGTCGGCGAGGCCGGAGGCAGCAGAGACGCCGAGGCCGGGGACGAGGGGGCCGTGGCCACCACAGGAAGGACGCACGGCGAGCGCGGCGAAGatgccaggaggacgaggaggctGACGCTGGAGATGTCGCTGAGCTCGACagaagaggagggagaggagaCCGGTGGCACGGCGGGGCCGCCTCGGAGGAGGGGCCAACCCACACGACCGGCCCGCACCCGCACCCCCATGCCTCGGAGGTGGAGAGGGGTCTCGTGAGGGGGAGCGGTTGCGGCCAGAGcgctcgtcgtcgtcctccggatCCTTGTGGCGGAGGGGGGGCGCGGACGGCGGTAGTGGGAGTCATCGCGGGGGTCCGCGCCGCCCCCACCAAAGTAGCCATCAGTGAGGTGTCGACGGCGGCTGATGTGGTTGGGAGGCTCGGGGTAGATCTTGAGGTCGAATCCCTGGTCGTTGAAGAACACTCTGACGGTGGCACGGAGGATGGAGGAGTCCAGACACTTGACCTTGACacagacctcctcctccttgcgaagGGAGAGCtcgttcatcaccaccaccttgccCAGGAGTTTGGACATGCTACGGATCACCTTCTCAGAGCAGGCAATGTTGGGGAGGCCCGCTATGAGGATCCAAGCAGTGTCCAGCATGGCAACCGCCTTAGGGTCCAATAGGGGCTCAGAGATGTTGACGACGAGCTTGTTGAGGGCGAGGGTGATGTCGTCACTATGGGTGCAGTGGCCCGGGATGAGAGCGTCGGGGAAGACCACGGTGAAGGAGCTATCCGAGGTCGGAGTCACCTGCCAATCCCAGACGCGACGGCAGAGGTGGTTAAGCTCCGCCTCGATCATCTCTGGCGAAGCGACCCCGGCCCCCACGATGGTCATGATCGCAAGGCGCGACGGAGACGGTGGGGGGACGTCCTCCACCTCGATGTGGAAGAATCCAAGGCCCTCGATGCTGTGGCCATACATCATCAGCTCCTCTGAGACCGGGCGGTCGGGACAGAGAGCCGCGGGGTGGTCCGGATCTAAGCACATGAAGCAGCACTGTGGAATCGTGCAGGCCATCTGGGAGTGTCCCGGAAGGACGCAATTGAAGCACTTGACGAGGTTGGCGGCGGGGTCATCTGGGCAGAGGGCAGCGGGACGCGAGACGGAGCCGGGACCGCTGCCTGGCCATTGCCACGGCCGAGCCCCCACTTCTTCCGATTCGGACCGGCCTTGCCAGGCCGGCCCCGGCGGCGCCCGGGGGAAGCTAGGGGCGGAGCGGGAAGGTTGGTACCGGCGGGCCTCGGAGGAGGTGGCAGGGGGACGGTTGAGGATCGGTGAGCGGGAGCGGCCACCGTCCCGACGCCGGGGAGGGGACGGGGAGCGGCGGCGCTGAGACCTCCACTCTGGCATGGGCGAGGGCGAGCGGGACCGGGAGCGGTCCCGGCGATCAGCCCTGGCCGGCGAACGGCGCGGTGGGGAGCGGTGGTCGGTGCGCGGGGGCGAGCGACGGTCGGAGCGGGGAGGGGAACGCTGAGAATCCCGAGAAGAAAGCTGGCGGCGGAGCTCTTCCTCATGGCGGGAAGCTTcgggggaggggcggggagcagcACGGTGGCCTTCAGCCCACCGCTTAGGCCGAGGGGCGTCATCCCCCCACGAGCATGGCATGGGAGCCGGCGGGGAGGGAGCGGGGCGGGGGATGGGGAGAGAGGCGGCGGCGGGGAGCGGGGCGGAGCGCGCTGTAGGGTTTCTGTCGGGGGAGGGGAAAGCAAGGATGGGGGACGAGGCAGGCCAGCGGGGAGCCAAATGGCCTGGCGAcccggctgggccggcccatcacaGGATCCAGGAGGGAGGCCCAAGATCGAGGAGGATGCCCGAACCGGGATCGGCCCAGGAAGCCTCCAACCCAGGGCAGGACGGCCCAGCCCGCGAGGCAGGGAGGTCGGGGCGAGGGTTTCCTCTACTGTCGCCGTCCCTGCCGTGGCCGACGCCGGTGCCACCAAGGGAGCGGGCCAAGCCCGACTGGGAGGCGAGAGGGGGACAAGCGCAGCGTGGAGGTCCCAAAGGTAGCAATGAATGGGCGGAACGGAGACGTGCGGCG
It contains:
- the LOC119338765 gene encoding uncharacterized protein LOC119338765 gives rise to the protein MAQNGTADIEETPGNGNDQSQTASAPEPDKGLAKTSGGVMLELRMGENEFKKKMAPASSPEPPESEGIIQLRRAHYLVLLLATVAATITYQAGMNPPGGFWPDDHDGHKGGDPVLVTTHPRRYRAFFYCNSAALVASVLVIIMVQSKHLTSSAVHKSHGLEAAMILDLLSLMAAYAVGCARDVSTSLHVGALAGAVLVYVVIHIALFTLDHKGDSRGDDKEEEKMLKRRKVLLLLAILAATITYQAGLTPPGGFWVDEDVPGGHTAGYPVLSTGYPRRYATFFYCNAASFMSSIAVIILLVNPNLYRLGIRCYALYVCAVAGLFGLMAAYAAGSSRHLRTSIFMISLVAVVVTFIILLLLAFNFKFNKGLGLGSAHETKETPKGKEGNKKRYTKRKYLMLVGILVASVTYQAGLTPPGGVWPDGSDGHAAGNPVLRDSNKQRYRLFFYSNSVSFLASIVVILLLLLDETLFDTKQELESDDLHLLWVAQSSILLALLGLLWAYASGCSREWKTSGYVVALAVAVLLYMAIHVALSCHDKKGKKTPQQDGKSPGKQCSSEDGEGKLERVQSEINTV